The sequence GCGGCCGGCGGCTGCATCCGCGACGTCGAGCACGCGTACACGAAGGACGGCGGCCTGGCCATCCTGCGCGGCAACCTGGCGGAGAACGGCGCGGTCATCAAGGCGGCGGGCATCGACGAGGACCTGTGGCACTTCGAAGGCCCGGCGCGGGTCCTGGAGAGCCAGGAGGAAGCGGTCTCGGCGATCCTCAAGAAGGAGATCCAGCCGGGCGAAGTCCTGGTGATCCGCTACGAGGGCCCGGCGGGCGGCCCGGGCATGCAGGAGATGCTGCACCCGACGGCCTTCCTCAAGGGTTCGGGCCTCGGCAAGAAGTGCGCCCTGATCACGGACGGCCGCTTTTCCGGCGGCTCCTCGGGCATCTCGGTCGGCCACATCTCCCCGGAGGCAGCGGCCGGCGGCCTGATCGGCCTGGTGGAGAACGGCGACCGCATCCTCCTGGACATCCACGAGCGCCGGCTGGAGCTGCTGGTGGACGCGGAAATCCTGGCGGAGCGCCGCGCGAAGATGGAGGCGTCCGAGCGCCCCTGGCAGCCGAAGGACCGCCAGCGCCCGGTGACGGCGGCGTTGCGCGCGTACGCCCGGATGGCGACGTCGGCGGACACCGGCGCGGTCCGCGACGTGAACAAGTAGCCCGCTCGACGCGAAAAGGGCCGCCCCGGTCAGCCGGGGCGGCCCTTTTCGCGTTGTCGACCCCTGGCCCGTGAGGGGGACCCCCGGTTTCAACGTTACCGGCGAGCACCGACAATTCCGGGCCCGGTGGTTGCCGCGGCCCCGAGTTGTCCCCAGCCCGGCCGGCACGACCGAGTTGTCCCCAAGGGCCCCGCGCGCCCGCCGAGCCGATCTCAGGCCCGTCTCTCGCTGCCCGAGCCGCCGCCGAGTCTCCCCAGCTGCCCGCCCCGCCGAGTCCCAAGCCCACGGCCGAGTCACACCTGCACGCCCCGCGGCGCCCCGTCGCAGCCCGTCGAGTCGCCGCGTCGCAGACCAGCCCGACGCGCCCCAGCCGCCTCAGCGCGTCAGGACGATGACCACCACGGCCGCCGCCGCGGCCAGCAGCAGCGACACCAGCCCCAGCGGCAGCGGCCGCTTCCGCCACGGCGTGTTCCGCTCCAGCGAAATCGGCCCGGCCCCGGTGAACAGCAGACTCAGCGCGGAAGCCCCCAGCAGCAGCTCGAACTCGAACCCCTGCCCCTGCTGCTCGAAGAACCCGCCGTGGAACTTCGCATACACGGCGTTCGCCGCCACCCCGAGCAGCGCGGCCGCCGCGAGCGGCGTGAACAGCCCGACGACCACCAGCACCCCGCCGCCGAGCTCGGCGATCCCCGTGATCCACGACAGCAGCGTCGTCTGCTTGTGGTAGCCGAACGTCTCCAGCACCCGCGCGAACCCGCCGATGCCCGGCCCGCCGAACAGGCCGAACAGGTGCTGCAGACCGTGCGCGCCCATGGTCACGCCGAGCGCGAGCCGCAGGATCAGCAGGCCGAACCCGAGGCCGCCCTGGCGCGGGGTGTCGTCACCCCCGTCGTCCTCGACGCCGGACAGGAGGCTGGTGGGCTGCTGCGAAAAATCGTCTCCACTGCTCACGCGCGAAGGGTAGGGGATCCACCCGGGCCTGGCGAGCCGCCGCGCTCAGTACTCGCCGTGCACGAGGTTGTCCGGCAGCTCGCCGCCGGCGTACCGGGCGATCTCCGCCGCCGCGACGGCGTACGACCGGCCCCGCACCCCGCGCACGGCCCCGCCGATGTGCGGCGTCAGCAGCAGCCCCGGCACCGTCCACAGCGGGTGCCCGGACGGCGGCGGCTCGGGATCGGTAACGTCGAGCGCGGCGCGCAGCCGTCCCGCGGTCAGTTCGGCGACCAGGGCGCCGGTGTCCACGACCGGGCCGCGCGAGACGTTGACCAGCACGGCGCCGTCGCGCATCTCGGCCAGGAACTCCGCGTCGACCATCCCGCGGGTGCGCGAGGTCAGCGGCACCATCAGCACCACGACGTCGTGCAGCCCGAGCAGCGACGGCAGCTCGCGCACGCCGTGCACGCCCTCCCGCGCGGTCATCCCGACCATGGTGCACCGCGCGTCGAACGGCTCGAGCCGGCGCCGCAGGTGCTGCCCCAGGTCACCGGCGCCGATGACGAGCACGCGCTTGCCCTGCAGCGTGTCGGCCGTCTGCCGCTCCCACCGGCCTTCGCGCTGCCCCGCCGCGAAGACGTCCAGCCCCCGGTACATCGACAGCAGCACCGCGACGACCCACTCGGCGGTGCTCCCGCCGTGCGCGCCGCGGCAGGTGGAGAGCAGGACGCCGTCGGGCACCTTGCCCACCCAGTCCTCGGCGCCGGCGGACAGCAGCTGGATCAGCTTGAGGTTCGGCAGCGTGCGCCAGAGCTCTTCGCCGGGCGGGTGCTTGCCGGGGATGAGGACCTCGGCCTTCGCGGCCTCCGGGGGCACGGGCTCGCCCCACTGGTAGCGCACGGGCAGGACCCGCGGGACCTCGGCGAGCACGGACATGCCCTCGTCGTCGGGAACCAGCACGGTCAGTGTCATGATCTCCAACGTAATCCAGAAGGTCTCACCCATGGTTCACGCGGCGGCCCCTAGGCTGGGGGATCATGCGCACTCGGTACCGGTCGGCCCTGCTGGCGATCCTGGCCTGCGGTGTCCTGCTGCCCGCCGGCTGCGCGCGGTTCGACGACACCGCGGCCGGTCAGTCGTTCAGCCCCGCCCCCGTCCCGAGCCCCGAATCGCCGCCCCAGGTCCAGGGCCCCGGCGCGGATTCGGGCGATGGCGGCAAGCAGGCGCGTCCCGGCCAGTCGGCCACGCCGGTGCCGCCGCCCCAGGGCTGCAAGGACTTCGACCCGTCGGTGATCTCGACCTGCCTGGACACCGTCGCCGCGGTGGCCGGCCTGCCGGGCGACGGGTCGGCGCCGAGCGCGCTCGCGGGCGAGCGCAAGAGCGGCCGCGTGCTGCTGGCGACGGCGGGCAAGGACGCGGCGGACTTCGCGAAGCTAGACGTCCAAGCGGCCGGGGACGGCGGCCTGACCGGGCTCGCGCTCTCGCCGTCGTACGTCGAAGACCAGCTGGTGTTCGCTTATGTGACAACGGCGACGGACAACCGCGTGGTGCGCTTCGCGAAGGGCCAGGCCGCGAAGCCGG is a genomic window of Amycolatopsis lexingtonensis containing:
- a CDS encoding DoxX family membrane protein; this translates as MSSGDDFSQQPTSLLSGVEDDGGDDTPRQGGLGFGLLILRLALGVTMGAHGLQHLFGLFGGPGIGGFARVLETFGYHKQTTLLSWITGIAELGGGVLVVVGLFTPLAAAALLGVAANAVYAKFHGGFFEQQGQGFEFELLLGASALSLLFTGAGPISLERNTPWRKRPLPLGLVSLLLAAAAAVVVIVLTR
- a CDS encoding 2-hydroxyacid dehydrogenase, giving the protein MTLTVLVPDDEGMSVLAEVPRVLPVRYQWGEPVPPEAAKAEVLIPGKHPPGEELWRTLPNLKLIQLLSAGAEDWVGKVPDGVLLSTCRGAHGGSTAEWVVAVLLSMYRGLDVFAAGQREGRWERQTADTLQGKRVLVIGAGDLGQHLRRRLEPFDARCTMVGMTAREGVHGVRELPSLLGLHDVVVLMVPLTSRTRGMVDAEFLAEMRDGAVLVNVSRGPVVDTGALVAELTAGRLRAALDVTDPEPPPSGHPLWTVPGLLLTPHIGGAVRGVRGRSYAVAAAEIARYAGGELPDNLVHGEY